A genomic region of Rhipicephalus sanguineus isolate Rsan-2018 chromosome 3, BIME_Rsan_1.4, whole genome shotgun sequence contains the following coding sequences:
- the LOC119387218 gene encoding juvenile hormone acid O-methyltransferase gives MSRLLRAAGTAKRLFHKALHWCLSGRSDATRFLGCSSTSKPYPYACASRRPANEQGIPQLQRGFTDSAGMPHDAAGAETGSSRNKSIQSQAGSSVPTLEPHLYVSANTFQKRDNLLVLDLLNTAFRRAPSEDQQFLDVGCAVGDFTRDVLLPRSSPCWRIVGTDVSSSMIAYAERFYAHPRITYDVLDLSHDVLPFVERYGRFDRVYSFFCLHWIRDQVGALRNIRNLMAPEGECLLQFCARTPVYTLWRDFALMDRWKNRISNIEDFIPPSQDADDRLSYLENILAASALRPHTCEVLRNVWTFPSEQHLAGSISAVLPVADGVPENERQELTEAMSAEMLRRCRKGPGGFSAEFDVYVVHASRSATCRSTQ, from the exons ATGTCCCGTTTGCTTCGAGCCGCTGGCACTGCTAAAAGGTTATTTCACAAGGCGCTGCACTGGTGCCTTAGCGGTCGGTCGGACGCAACGCGGTTTCTCGGATGCAGCTCAACGAGCAAGCCTTACCCATACGCGTGCGCCTCCCGACGACCGGCGAACGAGCAGGGCATTCCGCAACTTCAGCGTGGGTTCACGGACTCGGCTGGTATGCCCCATGATGCCGCTGGAGCTGAAACAGGGTCATCGCGTAACAAGTCCATCCAGTCACAAGCAGGATCCAGCGTTCCGACGCTGGAGCCGCACTTGTACGTCTCGGCCAATACGTTCCAGAAGCGCGATAACCTACTCGTGCTCGACCTGCTAAACACGGCGTTCCGGCGCGCGCCCAGCGAGGACCAACAGTTCCTGGACGTCGGCTGCGCCGTGGGCGACTTCACGCGCGACGTGCTGCTGCCGCGTAGCTCGCCTTGCTGGCGCATCGTGGGCACGGACGTGTCGAGCTCCATGATCGCGTACGCGGAGCGCTTCTACGCGCATCCGCGCATCACGTACGACGTCCTGGACCTCTCCCACGACGTGTTGCCGTTCGTGGAACGGTACGGCCGCTTCGACCGCGTCTACTCCTTCTTCTGTCTCCACTGGATCCGCGACCAAGTGGGCGCGCTGCGCAACATCCGCAACCTGATGGCGCCCGAGGGAGAGTGCCTGCTCCAGTTCTGCGCGCGCACGCCTGTCTATACGCTCTGGAGAGACTTTGCTCTCATGGATCGCTGGAAGAATCGCATATCG AACATTGAAGACTTCATACCGCCTAGTCAGGACGCAGATGACCGGCTCTCTTATTTGGAAAACATTCTGGCTGCCTCTGCACTGAGACCACATACCTGCGAAGTGCTACGGAATGTGTGGACATTTCCTAGCGAACAGCACCTTGCAG GTTCTATCTCGGCCGTGCTTCCTGTAGCAGATGGTGTTCCTGAGAACGAGAGGCAGGAGCTGACTGAGGCCATGTCTGCTGAGATGTTGCGCCGCTGCCGCAAGGGCCCCGGAGGGTTCAGCGCCGAGTTTGACGTCTATGTTGTGCACGCATCCCGATCTGCTACCTGTCGTTCCACACAATGA